One genomic window of Polyangium aurulentum includes the following:
- a CDS encoding glycosyltransferase family 2 protein — MNSDLSPYLGLALFGWSFAVASTSLEAMRRALVRARPQPADAAFVVAATRPRVLLLRPCAGDEPSLEHTLGSVAEARASFEVRSLFALADAADAALPAARRGAEALAAAGIEAQVVFTGASGPNRKAAQLAAAEREAGEADIVIVADSDVDLAGVDLDALVAPLVGSSPAWVAWAPPAEHAPPRTLGDRASAAVLGGSLHAFPLLAGLDPNGLVGKLFAIRKDALAAIGGFGSLVDYLGEDMEIARRVRARGGAMVAAPIVARSLASGRSWDAVIARFARWLTVIRAQRPALLASYPALFFATGPIASLALLLSPFAHGLALAAALLAIVSRLGIALFAARAAGRPVRPLDALGEAVLADVVLACAFVRALRSRTITWRDRVLVVDRAGLLRQPAAVKS; from the coding sequence ATGAACAGCGATCTTTCGCCGTACCTCGGGCTCGCGCTCTTCGGGTGGTCGTTCGCCGTCGCGTCGACCTCGCTCGAAGCGATGCGTCGCGCCCTCGTCCGTGCCCGCCCGCAGCCCGCAGACGCCGCGTTTGTCGTGGCCGCGACGCGCCCGAGGGTGCTGCTCCTGCGGCCCTGCGCGGGGGACGAACCGTCGCTCGAGCACACGCTCGGGTCGGTGGCCGAGGCGCGGGCGTCGTTCGAGGTGCGCAGCCTCTTCGCCCTCGCCGACGCCGCGGACGCCGCGTTGCCAGCCGCGCGCCGGGGGGCGGAGGCGCTCGCGGCGGCGGGGATCGAGGCCCAGGTGGTCTTCACGGGCGCGAGCGGCCCCAACCGCAAAGCCGCGCAGCTCGCGGCCGCCGAGCGTGAGGCGGGCGAGGCGGACATCGTCATCGTGGCCGACAGCGACGTGGATCTCGCGGGCGTCGATCTCGACGCGCTGGTCGCCCCGCTCGTTGGCTCGTCGCCGGCGTGGGTGGCGTGGGCCCCGCCGGCCGAGCACGCCCCTCCGCGAACGCTCGGCGATCGCGCCTCGGCCGCGGTTCTCGGCGGCTCGCTCCACGCGTTTCCGCTGCTCGCGGGCCTCGATCCCAACGGGCTCGTGGGCAAGCTCTTCGCGATCCGCAAGGACGCGCTCGCTGCGATTGGGGGCTTCGGCTCGCTCGTCGATTACCTCGGCGAGGACATGGAGATCGCGCGGCGCGTGCGGGCGCGTGGCGGGGCCATGGTGGCGGCGCCGATCGTGGCCCGCTCGCTCGCCTCCGGCCGCTCCTGGGACGCCGTGATCGCGCGCTTCGCCCGCTGGCTCACGGTGATCCGCGCGCAGCGGCCCGCGCTGCTCGCGAGCTATCCGGCCCTGTTCTTCGCGACCGGGCCCATCGCGTCGCTCGCGCTTTTGCTTTCGCCCTTCGCGCACGGCCTCGCGCTCGCCGCCGCGCTGCTCGCGATCGTATCGCGCCTCGGGATCGCCCTTTTCGCCGCGCGCGCGGCAGGACGCCCGGTGCGCCCCCTCGATGCCCTCGGCGAGGCCGTTCTCGCCGACGTCGTGCTCGCCTGCGCCTTCGTCCGTGCGCTGCGCTCGCGCACGATCACCTGGCGCGATCGCGTGCTCGTCGTGGACCGCGCCGGCCTTTTGCGCCAGCCTGCCGCGGTGAAATCATGA
- a CDS encoding sterol desaturase family protein has translation MSTALVWIPVALVVAVAMELWAMLLHGSIWHSILWKIHRSHHRKRRGSLEANDALSVLHAPIAIALILYGCAAEPSVVREVAFGIGIGMTLFGVAYVVVHDGLVHGRLPVEALARIRYFARVRDAHRVHHSKGARGPYGLFLGPWELARETSKFGRPTNPARSVTESADAPSTR, from the coding sequence ATGAGCACGGCCCTCGTGTGGATCCCTGTCGCGCTCGTCGTGGCCGTGGCCATGGAGCTGTGGGCGATGCTCCTGCACGGCAGCATCTGGCATTCGATCCTCTGGAAAATCCACCGCTCGCACCACCGCAAGCGCCGGGGGTCTCTCGAGGCAAACGACGCGCTCAGCGTGCTGCATGCCCCCATCGCGATCGCGCTCATCCTCTACGGCTGCGCGGCGGAGCCCTCGGTCGTGCGCGAGGTCGCCTTCGGCATCGGTATCGGAATGACCCTCTTCGGCGTCGCCTACGTCGTCGTGCACGACGGCCTGGTGCACGGGCGCCTGCCCGTCGAGGCGCTCGCCCGCATCCGGTACTTCGCCCGCGTCCGCGACGCGCACCGCGTCCACCATTCCAAGGGAGCCCGGGGACCCTACGGCCTTTTTCTCGGCCCATGGGAGCTCGCCCGCGAGACCAGCAAATTCGGTAGACCAACGAATCCAGCGCGCTCCGTTACGGAATCTGCGGATGCGCCGTCAACGCGCTGA
- a CDS encoding FAD-dependent oxidoreductase translates to MISPEEAARRVRESGGEALCERLEHLDRARAARATATRAPPVSAPDRGAVADYDVAIAGGGLWLLIAPLLAARGLKVAVLDRARIGSAHREWNCSAKELSALSASGLLTEDEVRSLVVARYARGVCRWHGGGSYAVTNVLDHAVDAGELLAAVRARCEARGVTLLDGQAVTAHAEGRDAVALAVGAGAGSPTRTLTAKILVDARGASSPFATADLVCPTVGGVLEGLEEGEDEARIQPDVGEILATTEGIEDGRQHIWEAFPGRRGEVTVYLFYYALADAPGASLLSLYARFFERMPLYKRGAFRLVRPTFGFIPGWSRLVPAPAPPGRRVVLVGDAAARHSPLTFCGFGSALRSFALLADVIARAVETGSAHEKALADAPIHAGTGALARLMCTPSRSPARANELNALLDTAFSTLHEMGDEAYGALLRDEMSPRDFIRFLRTTAARRPRVYRDVLGSLRLGALGRWGLGLVREIYREIEVPR, encoded by the coding sequence TTGATCTCACCCGAGGAGGCCGCGCGCCGCGTGCGCGAATCCGGCGGCGAGGCGCTGTGCGAGCGGCTCGAGCACCTCGACAGGGCCCGGGCCGCGCGCGCGACGGCGACACGCGCGCCTCCCGTCTCCGCGCCCGATCGCGGCGCGGTCGCGGACTACGACGTCGCCATCGCCGGGGGCGGCCTGTGGCTGCTCATCGCGCCCCTGCTCGCGGCCCGCGGCCTGAAGGTCGCGGTGCTCGATCGCGCGCGCATCGGCAGCGCGCACCGCGAGTGGAACTGCTCGGCGAAGGAGCTCTCGGCGCTCTCCGCGAGCGGCCTGCTCACCGAGGACGAGGTCCGATCGCTCGTCGTGGCCCGCTACGCGCGCGGCGTGTGTCGCTGGCACGGCGGCGGCAGCTACGCGGTTACCAACGTGCTCGATCACGCGGTCGACGCGGGGGAGCTCCTCGCCGCCGTGCGCGCGCGCTGCGAGGCGCGCGGGGTGACGCTGCTCGACGGCCAGGCCGTCACGGCCCACGCCGAGGGTCGGGACGCGGTCGCGCTCGCCGTGGGCGCGGGAGCGGGCTCGCCGACGAGGACGCTCACCGCGAAGATCCTCGTCGATGCGCGCGGCGCTTCGAGCCCGTTTGCCACGGCAGACCTCGTCTGTCCGACCGTGGGTGGGGTGCTCGAAGGGCTCGAGGAGGGCGAGGACGAGGCGCGCATCCAGCCCGACGTGGGCGAGATCCTGGCGACGACCGAGGGCATCGAGGACGGGCGCCAGCACATCTGGGAGGCGTTCCCGGGGCGGCGCGGCGAGGTGACGGTGTACCTCTTCTACTACGCGCTCGCCGATGCGCCGGGGGCCTCGCTGCTGTCGCTCTACGCGCGGTTCTTCGAGCGCATGCCGCTGTACAAGCGCGGCGCGTTTCGCCTCGTGCGCCCGACGTTCGGCTTCATCCCCGGCTGGAGCCGGCTCGTGCCCGCGCCCGCGCCGCCGGGCCGTCGGGTGGTGCTCGTGGGCGACGCGGCCGCGCGACACTCGCCGCTCACCTTCTGCGGCTTCGGCAGCGCCCTTCGCTCGTTCGCTCTTCTGGCAGACGTGATCGCGCGCGCGGTGGAGACGGGCTCGGCGCATGAAAAGGCGCTCGCGGACGCGCCCATCCACGCGGGGACGGGGGCGCTCGCGCGCCTGATGTGCACGCCCTCGCGATCGCCCGCGCGCGCGAACGAGCTGAATGCGCTGCTCGACACCGCGTTCTCGACGCTGCACGAGATGGGCGACGAGGCGTATGGAGCGCTCCTGCGCGACGAGATGTCCCCGCGCGACTTCATCCGCTTCTTGCGCACGACCGCGGCGCGCAGGCCTCGCGTCTACCGCGACGTGCTCGGCAGCCTTCGGCTCGGCGCGCTCGGCCGCTGGGGGCTCGGGCTGGTGCGCGAGATCTACCGCGAGATCGAGGTGCCGCGATGA
- a CDS encoding STAS domain-containing protein, giving the protein MSARAATTLRYDRFFETSGELLAVLALDGAFLQANSAFVDVLGYPVESLVGQLITEILPPEDAEAVRGALAAIEAGGATRLEASILHRDHSARRLAIVLRHVPEDGAVYLIGRDITPMPARDAAIERATNLLKKTQAMAKVGGWELDLRTNQLFWSDETYRIHEVPPGFEPILETAINFYAPEAVPVITEVVGACATRGEPYDVELQLITYKKRRIWVRAAGHAVWEDGKVVRLYGAFQDIDDVKRRALDLEEKLLIIEQQRTDMHSMSVPIIQVWDGVLALPVVGKLDQMRAADMTERVLDAVVTMSAHEVILDLTGVDSVDEATADHLVRIMRATRLLGAQSVVTGIRPAVAQTLVELGADMSGTVTRSNLREAIKAAMRAGRR; this is encoded by the coding sequence ATGTCCGCGCGCGCAGCGACCACGCTTCGATACGATCGTTTCTTCGAGACCTCCGGCGAGCTGCTCGCCGTCCTGGCGCTCGACGGGGCGTTCCTCCAGGCCAATAGCGCCTTCGTCGACGTGCTCGGCTACCCCGTCGAGTCGCTCGTGGGCCAGCTCATCACCGAGATCTTGCCGCCCGAGGACGCCGAGGCCGTGCGAGGCGCGCTCGCCGCGATCGAGGCTGGGGGTGCGACGCGCCTCGAAGCGAGCATCCTGCACCGCGACCACAGCGCGCGGCGGCTCGCAATCGTCCTGCGCCACGTGCCCGAGGACGGCGCGGTCTACCTCATCGGGCGCGACATCACGCCCATGCCGGCGCGCGACGCGGCCATTGAGCGCGCCACGAACCTCCTGAAGAAGACCCAGGCCATGGCGAAGGTCGGCGGCTGGGAGCTCGACCTGCGCACCAATCAGCTCTTCTGGAGCGACGAGACCTACCGCATTCACGAGGTCCCGCCGGGCTTCGAGCCGATCCTGGAGACCGCAATCAACTTCTACGCGCCCGAAGCCGTCCCGGTGATCACCGAGGTCGTGGGCGCATGCGCGACGCGCGGCGAGCCCTACGACGTCGAGCTGCAGCTCATCACCTACAAAAAGCGCCGCATCTGGGTGCGCGCCGCGGGCCACGCCGTCTGGGAAGACGGCAAGGTCGTCCGCCTCTACGGCGCGTTCCAGGACATCGACGACGTCAAGCGCCGCGCGCTCGATCTCGAGGAGAAGCTCCTGATCATCGAGCAGCAGCGCACCGACATGCACTCGATGTCGGTGCCGATCATCCAGGTCTGGGACGGCGTGCTCGCCCTGCCGGTCGTGGGCAAGCTCGATCAGATGCGCGCCGCGGACATGACCGAGCGGGTGCTCGACGCGGTCGTGACCATGAGCGCGCACGAGGTGATCCTGGATCTGACGGGCGTCGACTCGGTGGACGAGGCGACGGCAGACCACCTCGTGCGCATCATGCGCGCGACGAGGCTGCTCGGCGCGCAGAGCGTGGTCACGGGCATCCGCCCGGCGGTGGCGCAGACGCTGGTCGAGCTCGGCGCGGACATGAGCGGGACGGTGACGCGCAGCAACCTGCGCGAGGCGATCAAGGCGGCGATGCGCGCCGGCCGTCGGTGA
- a CDS encoding lysophospholipid acyltransferase family protein: MIPARKTRWFNAWFSGHARSRIHGTFGEVRIRGLDRARALAGEAPLLVVSNHTSWWDPLVAMHVSTHLLSTDGYALMDAKNLRRLPFFALVGGFGVDLDRPEDGASAMRYAARLLDRPGRLVWVYPQGKERPITARPLGFRPGSAEIARVARKARTLPAGLRYEFGGTERPTLWLSFGEPMPAERDTTRGREAQEAAVTDELERIERAVRGEDDQGFACVYRTPPSRVGAVLERMLAAMARPWVLREGEGPRPGLTDGRRASPP; the protein is encoded by the coding sequence ATGATCCCCGCCCGCAAGACGAGGTGGTTCAACGCGTGGTTCTCGGGGCACGCGCGCTCGCGGATCCACGGCACGTTCGGCGAGGTGCGCATCCGCGGGCTCGATCGGGCACGCGCGCTCGCGGGGGAGGCGCCGCTGCTCGTCGTGTCGAACCACACCTCGTGGTGGGACCCGCTCGTCGCCATGCACGTGTCCACACATCTTTTGAGCACCGACGGTTACGCGCTGATGGACGCGAAAAACCTCCGGCGCTTGCCCTTCTTCGCGCTCGTCGGCGGGTTCGGCGTGGACCTCGATCGCCCCGAGGACGGCGCCTCGGCCATGCGCTACGCGGCGCGGCTGCTCGATCGACCGGGCCGGCTCGTGTGGGTTTACCCGCAGGGCAAGGAGCGCCCGATCACGGCGCGCCCCCTCGGTTTCCGGCCCGGATCGGCCGAGATCGCGCGCGTGGCTCGCAAGGCGCGGACGCTGCCCGCGGGGCTGCGCTACGAGTTCGGCGGGACGGAGCGGCCCACCTTGTGGCTGTCGTTCGGCGAGCCGATGCCGGCCGAGCGCGACACGACGCGCGGGCGCGAGGCGCAGGAGGCGGCCGTGACGGACGAGCTCGAGCGAATCGAGCGCGCGGTGCGCGGCGAGGACGACCAGGGGTTCGCCTGCGTTTACCGGACGCCCCCGTCGCGGGTGGGCGCGGTGCTCGAGCGGATGCTGGCCGCGATGGCGAGGCCGTGGGTGCTGCGCGAAGGCGAGGGCCCGCGCCCCGGGCTCACCGACGGCCGGCGCGCATCGCCGCCTTGA